ACTTCGGCGACCGGGCCCTGGAGGTCCTCGTCGAGGACGACGGCCGCGGCACCACCGGCGAGCAGCTGGCCGGCGGTGGTGCCGACGGCCTCGGCCATGGTCTGATCGGCATGCGCGAGCGGGTCGGCATGGTCAGCGGCAGCCTGGACATCGGGCCGCGGCCCGGCGGGGGCTTCCGGATCCGTGCCGTACTGCCTCTGCGGGCCGCCGCCGACCGGGCCGCACCACCGCCCGCCGACCGCACCGAGGCCACCACGTGACCCCCTGCCCACCGCCGAAGGAGTACCGACCGTGACCATCCGCGTGATGCTCGTCGACGACCAGGAGCTGCTGCGCACGGGCTTCCGGATGGTCCTGCAGTCGCAGGGCGACATCGAGATCGCCGCCGAGGCGGGCGACGGCGCGCAGGCGCTGGAGCGGCTCGCCGACACCGAGGTCGACGTGATCCTGATGGACGTCCGGATGCCCCGGCTGGACGGCGTCCAGGCGACGCGGCGGATCTGCCTGGACGAGTCGGGCGCCCCGGTGCCCGGCGCCCCGCACGTGCTGATCCTGACCACCTTCGACCTGGACGAGTACGCGTTCGCCGCGCTGAAGGCCGGGGCCAGCGGCTTCCTGCTCAAGGACGTCCCGCCGACCGAGCTGGTCGCCGCGATCCGCTCGGTGCACGGCGGCGACGCGGTGGTCGCCCCGACCACCACCCGCCGGATGCTCGACCGCTTCGCGGAGGTGCTGCCGACCCGGTCCTCGGCCCCCGGTTCGCCGATCCTCGACCCGCTGACCGACCGTGAGCGCGAGGTCTTCCTGCTGGTCGCCCAGGGCCTGTCGAACAGCGAGATCGCGGCCCGGCTCGCCCTGTCCGAGGCCACCGTGAAGACCCACGTCGGCCGCATCCTCGCCAAGCTGGGCCTGCGCGACCGCGTCCAGGCCGTCGTCCTCGCCTACGAGAACGGGCTCGTCCGGGCCGGCGCCTCGGACTGAGCCCCGGCGCCCGGGTCAGAGCCGGCGCAGCCCCGGATGACGTCGCGCAGCAGCCGGGCGTCCGGGCCGCCCTCGGCCGTGGCCGGCGCCGCCACCCGGACGAGGCCCTGCCCGGCGAGGTCGCCGAGCAGGACGCGCACGGCGCCCAGCGGCAGGTCCGCGTCGGCGGCGAGTTCGGCCAGCGGGCGCGGCGCGGCGCGGATCCGGTCGAGCAGCGCGCTGCGGGCGTGGTCGAGCGGCACGGCGGGACGGGTGCCCGGCACCGCCACGACCTGCGCGAGCAGGTCGAAGCCCGCCGCCTCGGCGGACCGGGTGCGCCCGCCGGTCAGGGTGAACGGCCGGATCATCGGACCGGCCTCCTCGTCGTACCAGTGCCCGCCCATGACCGCCGATCAGCCCCGGACCGACTCTGCGGTCCGGGTGGGCGTCACCAGGTGCCGCCCGACCCGCCGCACCAGCATGGACATCTCGTAGGCGAGCTGGCCGACATCGGTCTGCACCCCGCAGAGCACCGCCAGGCAGCTGCCCAGACCGGCCGGGGTGACGAACAGGAAGCCGTCCTCCAGCATCACCATGGTCTGCCGCACGCC
The Kitasatospora paranensis genome window above contains:
- a CDS encoding response regulator transcription factor; translation: MTIRVMLVDDQELLRTGFRMVLQSQGDIEIAAEAGDGAQALERLADTEVDVILMDVRMPRLDGVQATRRICLDESGAPVPGAPHVLILTTFDLDEYAFAALKAGASGFLLKDVPPTELVAAIRSVHGGDAVVAPTTTRRMLDRFAEVLPTRSSAPGSPILDPLTDREREVFLLVAQGLSNSEIAARLALSEATVKTHVGRILAKLGLRDRVQAVVLAYENGLVRAGASD
- a CDS encoding DUF742 domain-containing protein is translated as MGGHWYDEEAGPMIRPFTLTGGRTRSAEAAGFDLLAQVVAVPGTRPAVPLDHARSALLDRIRAAPRPLAELAADADLPLGAVRVLLGDLAGQGLVRVAAPATAEGGPDARLLRDVIRGCAGSDPGAGAQSEAPARTSPFS